The following coding sequences are from one Eucalyptus grandis isolate ANBG69807.140 chromosome 11, ASM1654582v1, whole genome shotgun sequence window:
- the LOC120289732 gene encoding glycine-rich protein 1-like yields the protein MNGSGSSSGQRRSVEQGHGAASGGAGGDHSGTGADSVRVFALGAQAEAGGRDGAEQDAKAVASNGPDSATGGSQVAEARRRRTPSGDAAAGEAGGRCRLLQRAVKAERRRRRVGWRRCRVAAAVARTTSGGAGAVASGRSEGRCRAASGVGGDRRIAGEATVDSEESAARRRRTRKKREKAFFLTKTDGCVWFNFWEKPLR from the exons ATGAACGGCAGCGGCTCGAGCTCGGGGCAGCGGAGATCGGTGGAGCAAGGGCACGGCGCGGCGTCTGGCGGGGCTGGCGGGGATCACAGTGGCACGGGGGCCGACAGTGTTCGGGTGTTCGCGTTGGGCGCGCAAGCAGAGGCTGGCGGGCGCGACGGGGCCGAGCAGGATGCTAAGGCGGTGGCGAGCAACGGGCCGGACTCAGCGACGGGTGGGTCGCAGGTTGCAGAGGCGCGGCGGCGTCGGACTCCGAGCGGTGATGCGGCTGCAGGCGAAGCAGGGGGTCGGTGCAGGTTGCTGCAGCGGGCGGTCAAGGCGGAGCGGCGAAGGCGTCGAGTGGGCTGGCGGAGGTGTCGGGTCGCCGCAGCTGTAGCAAGGACAACAAGCGGCGGTGCTGGTGCGGTGGCCAGCGGGAGGAGCGAGGGGCGGTGCCGCGCGGCGTCCGGCGTGGGGGGTGACCGGCGAATCGCTGGTGAAGCGACAGTGGACAGCGAAGAGAGTGctgcacgaaggagaagaaca agaaagaaaagagaaaaagctttCTTTTTGACCAAGACAGacgggtgcgtttggttcaacttttggGAAAAGCCTTTGAGATAA